The following are encoded together in the Nocardioides okcheonensis genome:
- a CDS encoding TraR/DksA family transcriptional regulator, which translates to MDTPAPDADAADVRRRLGDERESALARLASLTGDFDAVVAASLDSNADDEHDPEGHTIAFERSQIGAIVTQVRHHLAELDAALDRVDAGAYGTCESCGGPIGGVRLDALPAARTCIACAGRPRA; encoded by the coding sequence GTGGACACCCCTGCACCCGACGCCGACGCCGCCGACGTGAGGCGCCGCCTGGGCGACGAGCGCGAGTCGGCGCTCGCCCGGCTGGCGAGCCTGACCGGCGACTTCGACGCCGTGGTCGCCGCGTCGCTCGACTCCAACGCCGACGACGAGCACGACCCCGAGGGCCACACCATCGCCTTCGAGCGCTCCCAGATCGGCGCCATCGTCACCCAGGTGCGCCACCACCTCGCGGAGCTCGACGCCGCCCTCGACCGCGTCGACGCCGGCGCCTACGGCACGTGCGAGTCGTGCGGCGGGCCGATCGGTGGCGTACGCCTCGACGCGCTCCCGGCCGCGCGGACCTGCATCGCGTGCGCGGGGCGACCGCGGGCGTGA